In the genome of Dermatophagoides farinae isolate YC_2012a chromosome 4, ASM2471394v1, whole genome shotgun sequence, the window ATCGTTAGTAGAATCTAttgatttgaagaaaaaaataaatgaaaaataattttaaagcTTTTTTCTCACGAATACATACATTATATAATGTATATGgattatgaaattgaatctGTGAAACATAAAGTTTATTCAACACTTTACGAGAAATAGCCGCTTCATTATAAACTAATGTTGCtgtattcaataaaaaacaaatagcCGATGTTGCTAATACAACCGCATAGAATAATGAGAGACGTATGGTCAAATCAATAGGTACGAATACAGCGGTATAAAGCACAACATTACTGAATGCACTCAATAATgtgacaatgatgaagatgacaTCTTTAAAATAAGTATTATTAAAATGTTGAATATCTTTACCGATACGATTAAAATGAGCCCGTATTATTCTCAAATTTGCTTTATTCACTAATTTTCGAATACCACtttgttttaatttcaaGTGTGAAAAACGTACTACTAAATCATTAATTTCACGTAATCGATAGCAAAGAAAATTGCAAAGTATATAGAAATAGGCCATATTCCAGAAATAAGCGCTGAATgtaaaatatgatgaaatggCAAATATTATTGACCATGGTAAACCGGATGTCAGGAATTCAATGGTCGTACATTCAAACCATAATGGCCATGCGCTCAATATGAAAGATACAATACCAACAGCACGTGTATTAAATTCACAATAATTAACAATCCATCGCGTTTTGATAagcaatttttcaatataacgattatcattcaaacatGCAGTTGATGGTGTAATACGGCCAGccaaaaaatccaatgaataTAGAAATGTTGGCCGAATACCACGATAATCATGATAAGtggctaataataatagacaTATTCCAATTGACATATAACAAATTGCAGCCAAATTTATATGTGTTTTTGCACCCATACAATACATATAATCACCCAAATAGATGAAATATTTACGATTTTCACTCGGTTCGGCTGATATGAAGAATGCCGTTATACTTCGGAATAGATAGACGAATTCCATAAACAATATGAATAATGGATTATAATACCAATTACGGCGATAATCATTCCCAATACATGATGGCCGATAAATATGGATACCATATCGATAAAAATGTGCACCAACATTCGATACCCGTAATGATTCGGGTATCGCTTTATATGGATTGATAAtaactttatcatcattttctaaCCGTCgtcgatgaatgaataaatttttgcatttttttattattatcaatatcattattcattcatttgtttatttgatgtTGTCAATCTGATTACATTTATGCGACTGATTGTTCCATGTTGGTTGAGGCATGAAATCTAATCCAAATCTTTCAAGTTCTGTAAAAGACTCTTTTTCCATGAATTATGGAATCACATTTagcattgattttgaattttcttagaaaaataaacgattttcttcatttgtttatcttaaaaacgaataattaccattgtaatgatgataataatcacatttttttctagattTCGCATTAACGAGCGAGAAATAAAAAGTATTCATTTACAAAATCgataacaacagcaacaattacGACATAATTACTGTTGAGATTAATTTGATACAAGCGTCATAAAGAGATAGATTGCGACACAATTcgagaaataaataaataatatatatttatacaCATAAAATTCACAAAAGAGTCTGGTTGTTTTTAATACATTGCTCACAATCAATATATGTGGAATATAAAATCCTGGttgaattaatcaattaatgtcatgtcattattttttttttcgcaacatatatcaacaataatacataatttttaacaattgaatttacCTCAAACCATAAatattgacatttttattgCCGTGATTTTATAACCACAAATCACGAATaagaatttattaattttctaTCCAGtttatccattttattttttgaaaaatgtcaaaatacTACATAAAATATGAACCAACAATGACTTGTTTTgttaaattttgttgaaaagaaaaaaattaagattttcaatatgaaatgatgataatctataGCTTAAATCAGGGCTTCTTAAACTATGGGTCGCGACCCCGAATGGGGTCGCGTAGCAAAATTTTTGACGTGTATTTGTGTAGAGCAATCATGAAATGGGGTCgcgaatgaaaaaagtttaaGAAGCCCTGGCttaaatgattaattttatcTGATGAAAGCGCTCTGCTCTTTTGTGCATTTACGCTGTACAtgaataacaattttttttaatggaatatttttatagtttacaataattattaaaaattttgaaattttatttgtttgccATATAGACCATGACGTTATTAAATGtgtttttataaaaaaataaataataactctttgaattttgatttttatccaCCACTGAAAAATGGAGAATGATGAATAGAATGATTACAGCCTTTTTGAAATGATATCGTTCACATATTTATCAACTGTTCATAAGCaataatgtttcattttgtttttcgaacGTATACGTGAATTAAATCCCAAGAaagaatatattcaaattttttaaattagaCCAATTGTTTTGCGAATGATAATTGTATAATTTTCAGgaaaaacatcattattattactacaaTCTAAATTCAATAGACcagaaaaatgataataaaaaaaagacgcAGCAATAAAGACTAGAATGATTAcctcaaaaaattttgaagaattgataatgaaaacgCTTAGAAAATAGAATCCCATACGTTTTTTAGATTGACTTTCGATCGTTAGTAGAATCTAttgatttgaagaaaaaaataaatgaaaaataattttaaagcTTTTTTCTCACGAATACATACATTATATAATGTATATGgattatgaaattgaatctGTGAAACATAAAGTTTATTCAACACTTTACGAGAAATAGCCGCTTCATTATAAACTAATGTTGCtgtattcaataaaaaacaaatagcCGATGTTGCTAATACAACCGCATAGAATAACGAAAAACGTATGGTCAAATCAACAGGTACGAATAAAGCGGTATAAAGTACAACATTAGTGAATGTACCCATTaatatgacaatgatgaagatgacaTCTTTAAAATAAGTATTATTAAAATGTTGAATATCTTTACCGATACGATTCAAATGAGCCCGTATTATTCTCAAATTTGCTTTATTCACTAATTTTCGAATACCACtttgttttaatttcaaGTGTGAAAAACGTACTACTAAATCATTAATTTCACGTAATCGATAGCAAAGAAAATTGCAAAGTATATAGAAATAGGCCATATTCCAGAAATAAGCGCTGAA includes:
- the LOC124500528 gene encoding uncharacterized protein LOC124500528, which gives rise to MIPESLRVSSVGTHLYRYGIHIYRPPCIGNDYQRNWYYNPLFILFMEFVYLFRSMTAFFISAEPSENRKYFIYLGDYMYCIGAKTHINLAAICYMSIGICLLLLATYHDYRGIRPTFLYSLDFLAGRMTPSTACLNDNRYIEKLLIKTRWIVNYCEFNTRAVGIVSFILSAWPLWFECTTIEFLTSGLPWSIIFAISSYFTFSAYFWNMAYFYILCNFLCYRLREINDLVVRFSHLKLKQSGIRKLVNKANLRIIRAHLNRIGKDIQHFNNTYFKDVIFIIVILMGTFTNVVLYTALFVPVDLTIRFSLFYAVVLATSAICFLLNTATLVYNEAAISRKVLNKLYVSQIQFHNPYTLYNILLTIESQSKKRMGFYFLSVFIINSSKFFEVIILVFIAASFFYYHFSGLLNLDCSNNNDVFPENYTIIIRKTIGLI
- the LOC124500527 gene encoding uncharacterized protein LOC124500527 encodes the protein MILIIIKKCKNLFIHRRRLENDDKVIINPYKAIPESLRVSNVGAHFYRYGIHIYRPSCIGNDYRRNWYYNPLFILFMEFVYLFRSITAFFISAEPSENRKYFIYLGDYMYCMGAKTHINLAAICYMSIGICLLLLATYHDYRGIRPTFLYSLDFLAGRITPSTACLNDNRYIEKLLIKTRWIVNYCEFNTRAVGIVSFILSAWPLWFECTTIEFLTSGLPWSIIFAISSYFTFSAYFWNMAYFYILCNFLCYRLREINDLVVRFSHLKLKQSGIRKLVNKANLRIIRAHFNRIGKDIQHFNNTYFKDVIFIIVTLLSAFSNVVLYTAVFVPIDLTIRLSLFYAVVLATSAICFLLNTATLVYNEAAISRKVLNKLYVSQIQFHNPYTLYNILLTIESQSKKRMGFYFFCMFIINSSRFFEVIILAIFLHLFSIIIFLVC